From Ignavibacterium sp.:
TTAAAATTTACAACTGTAAAAAACCGACAATAGCTGCAGTCAATGGTGCTGCAATAGCTGGTGGTTGCGGACTTGCATCAGTTTGTGATTTTATTGTTGCCAGTCCTTCAGAATCAAAATTTGGTTATTCAGAAGTTAAGATTGGTTTTGTGCCGGCTATTGTTTCGATCTTTTTATTAAAAAAAGTTGGCGAGGGAAAAGCAAAACAATTAATGCTTAGTGGCGAAATCATTGACGGAACTGTTGCTTATCAGATTGGTTTGGTAAATTATCTTTCCGAAAATGTTCTTAAGGAAGCATTTAATCTTGCTGAAAAATTAAATGCAAATTCATTAGAAAGTATGATGATGACGAAGCATATGATTCACACCATTTCATCAATGAATGTTGAAGATGCAGTTAAATATTGTTTAAGACTTAATGTATTAAGTCGCTCAACTAAAGATTTTGAAGAAGGAATAAATAAATTTCTAAATAAGTAATTAAGGTATTTTATGGATCTTAAAGAATACATCAGAAATATAAAAGATTTTCCGAAACAGGGAATAATGTTTCGTGATATTACAACTCTTCTTAAAAATCCTCAAGCAATGAAATACACAAGTGAAAAGCTATTGGATTTTGCTAAAGGTTTAAAGGTTGATAAAGTCGTTGGTATTGAATCGCGTGGATTTATCTTCGGTTCAATACTTTCTGAAAAATTAAATGCGGGTTTTGTACCTGTTAGAAAACCCGGAAAACTTCCTGCTGAAAAAGAACAGGCAACTTATCAACTTGAATACGGAACTGATACTTTGGAAGTTCATAAAGATGCAATAAATCCGGGCGATAATGTTCTCATTCACGATGATTTGCTTGCAACCGGTGGAACAATGGAAGCTGTTTGTAAAATGATTGAGAAACTTGGAGGAAATGTCGTTCAGATTTCTTTTATAATCGAGTTAAGTTTTCTGAAGGGAAGAGAGAAACTGAAATCTTATGATGTAAGAAGTATAGTTGAGTATCATTCTGAAGATTAGTGTTACTGTCTCCAGTTTTTAGGAGCGATTATAATTACAAATTCTCCCTTAATAATTTTTTCTGAAACATTTGATTTGATTTCAGCGGGAAATCCTCGCCAGCATTCTTCAAATTTTTTTGTTAATTCTCTGCAAACAACTATCAATCTTTCGGGCATGTGTTCAATCAATTCATCCAAAAGTTTTTCAATCCTGTAAACAGATTCATACAGAACAATTGTTCGTTCTTCTTCGGCTAATTGTTTAAGTTTTTTTTGTCGTCCTTTTTTTTGAGGAAGGAAACCTTCAAATACAAATGAATCAGTTGGTAAACCGCTGATTGATAACGCTGCAATGACTGCAGAAGCTCCGGGAATTGCAATAACTTCTATTTTATTTTTGATTGCTTCAGAAATTAGTCTGTTGCCCGGGTCTGAAATAGTCGGTGTTCCGGAATCAGAAACTAATGCAGCTGAATTTCCCGAAAGAATTTTTTCAATTATCTGATGAAGTTTTTGAGATTCATTAAATGCATTAAGTGAGATGAGCTCTTTACTTATTTCATAATGTCTGAGCAGATTTCCTGTTACTCGTGTGTCTTCACAAATAATAAAATCAACCTCTTTAAGAGTCTCAAGCGCTCTTAAAGTAATATCTTTCAAGTTTCCGATTGGTGTACTGACTACAAAAAGTTTCATAATTTTTAAAAACGATAACGGCTCCAAACCAATGGAGCCGCCTCGTGCAAGTAGTGTAACATAAATTGTTATTAGCTACGACATAAAATTCAAAACTTTTCTGATAATATGCAAGCCCTCATCAACTTCATCTTTGGTAATTGTCAATGGCGGTCTGAATCTGATTGCTTTTTCACCACAACCAAGAATCATAAGTTTTTCCTTATAAGCAATTTTTCTGAATTTATTTCTGAGTTCAGTTGATGGTAAGTCAAATGAACACATAAGTCCCAGTCCACGGGCATTGCTGATTAAAGATGGGAAATCATTTTGAAGTTTAATCAATTCATTTTTCAGATGTTCACCAACTATTCTTGAATTTTCAACAAGATTATCATTATGGATAACATCAAGAATAAATTTTGAACGAACCATATCAACCAAGTCAGCTCCCCAGGTTGAATTTATTCTGCTTGATACTTTGAAGCAGTTATTTTCAACTTCATCAACTCTGTCTGAAACCATAATACCACAAACCTGAGCTTTTTTCCCGAAAGAAATTATGTCAGGTTTAACAAAATATTCAGAAGCCCAGAACTTTCCGGTAATGCCGAATCCAGTTTGTACTTCGTCGAACATCAGCATAATATCATTTTCATCGGCAATCTCACGAAGTTTTATAAAGAATTCTTTTCTGAAGAAATGATCTCCACCTTCTGCCTGAATTGGTTCAATAATTATCACAGCTATATCATCAGGATTGTTTTTAATCGCTGCGTAGATTTCATCAATTGCCTGGTTTTCTAATTTGATGATTTCTTCAAGATGGTTTTCAATTGGAAATTTAACTTTTGGATTAATAATTCTAGGCCAGTTGAACTTTGGAAAATATTTTACTTTTGTAGGATCGGTATTTGTTAAAGATAAAGTGTAACCACTTCTTCCGTGAAAAGCTTCTCTGAAATGAATAACCTGAAATCCTTTTTCTTCCTTAAATCCTTTTTGAAAATTTTTCTGAACTTTCCAATCGAATGCGACTTTAAGCCCGTTTTCAACTGCTAAAGTTCCACCGGAAATAAAGAATAAATGTTTCATATAATCAGGTTTTGCAACTCGTGCAAATGTATCAACAAAATCTGCCATATAAGTTGTATATATGTCAGAGTTGGAAGGTTTATTCACAGCCACAAAACCAAGCGTATTCTGAACCTCTTCAGATCTTAGATAAGGGTGATTCAATCCTAACGGAGAAGAAGCAAAAAAAGTGAAAAAATCAAAATAACTTTCACCAGTTTTCTCATCTACAAGATGTACACCATTGCTGTTTTGTAAATCAAGTACAATATCAAAACCATCAGCAAGCATAAATTTAGCTATGGTTTCGTGAACTTTTGATGGTTCAATAGAAGGTTTTATAAGCATTTCAGGGTTTAATACTGATTTCATAAAAAATCTCCTTGAAAGATTTTTATGTTATTAAATATTTTTATTAGGAAAAGTTAAAAAGGAAGGTAAAGCTTAAAAGACATTTTCAAAGCTGGAAACAAAGTAGCTTCTGTGCGAAATGGACGATATTTGATTGATAATTCTTTTCATAATTCTCTGGTAAAATTAATTCATTTGCTTAAATTTTTCAATTTATTTCTTGAATAAAATTATTTTACTAATTATGTTTGTAAGAAATTCATCCAACCAATAAATGAGGAGCAATCAAGTGAAAAAACAAGCACTTTTTCTGTTCGTTTTAATTGCTTTCGTCGCTACTTCGCTAGCTCAGGTAGAAGTAAGCTCGAGGTTGCAGGAAGCAATTCAAAAAGCTGGTCCAGATGATTATGTTAGAGCGTTAGTGCTTCTGAGAGATCAAGTGGACCTATTAGCATTAGATCAACGGCTTTATCATGAAAAAGCCACATTAGAAAGAAGAGCTTATGAGGTAATTACAGCACTTCAGAGAAAAGCTCAGGAAACCCAACCAAATCTATTAAATTATCTTCAGGCAAAAGAATCAGCTGGTGAAGTATTCCAATACCAATCCTTCTGGGTTGCAAACCTTGTAATGGTAGAAGCAAAACCATCAGTGATGCTGGAATTGATGTCGAGAATGGATATTGCTCAAATGGATTTGGATGCCATTCTTGAATTAGATAAGCCAGAAGTTGTGTCCGAAGGTGATGTAGAGGGACACGAATCAGTCGAAATTGGTTTACGTGTTATAAAAGCAGATCAGCTTTGGGCAATGGGAATTACAGGTCAGGGCAGACTTTTAATGAACATTGACACAGGAGTTTACCCGAATCATCCAGCACTTCAGCATAAATGGAGAGGAAATCATGTTCCATCAAATCAGGCGTGGTTTGATCCAGGTGGAGGAACAACAACTCCTAGTGATTGTGATGGACACGGTTCTCACACAATGGGAACAATGGTAGGAAGATCACTCACAACTCCTGATACAGTTGGAGTTGCAATCGATGCAGAATGGATTGCTGCAAAAACAATTTGTTCAAGTCCGCACACATCAAATTCCGTAGCAGCATTTCAATGGGCAATGAATCCGGATGGAAATCCTGCGACAATTGACGATATGCCCGATGCAATTTCAAATAGTTGGTATGACCCTTCTGTAACTAACGAGTGCTCTGGAATTTATAAAACTACACTTGATGCAGTTGAAACTGCTGGTATTGCAGTAGTTTTTTCAGCTGGAAATAGTGGTCCAGGTGCCAGCACAATTACTAAACCAAAGAATATCAATACTAATGAAGTAAATGTTTTCTGTGTTGCTGCAATTGATGCAGTATCTTATAACGGTGGAAATAATAATCCTATTGCAAGCTTTTCAAGTCGTGGTCCTTCGGTTTGTGGAGGAACAGGTTCATTATTAATTAAGCCTGAAGTTTCTGCTCCCGGAGTAAATGTTCGTTCTTCAGGAAGTTCAACCGGTTATACTGTTCTTAGTGGTACTTCAATGGCTTCACCGCATGTTGCCGGTGCCATTGCTTTATTAAAACAATTTGCACCAACATTAACCGGACAACAAATTAAATTTGCTCTATACAACACTGCTATTGATCTTGGAACTGCAGGTGAGGATAATACTTACGGTACAGGTTTAATTGATGTTGTTGCAGCAATGATGAGTTTAGGAACTCCTGATACTATTCCGCCAACGACAATAACCGATTTAGCAGTAGTTGATCCAACATCAAATTCCCTAAGACTTACCTGGACAGCACCACTTGATACTTCAATGGGTGGTGTAACACAATATGATATTCGATGGTCTTTATCACCAATTACAGATACTACATCATTTTACGCAGCTAATCCGTTAACATATCCCGGAGTACCTGGCGCAGCCGGAACACCTCAGGAGTTACTCGTTACCGGATTAAACTTTAGTACTACATACTATTTCGCAATTCGCTCAAGAGATGCATGGGGCAACTGGTCTGATGTATCCAACAGTCCATCAGGAACAACATTAGCAGCACCAGTGATAAGTGTAAGTCCGGCATCAATGCTGAAAATACTTGAGCCGAACACAACAGTAGTAGATTCAGTGATGATATCAAATGTATCCACATCATCATCAACACTTGATTTCACAGTATCACTTGAGAATAACACATTTCCGGGAGAAGCAGTAGAGATAAAGTTAGTACCGAAGAATCCTGTAATAACCGAAGGCAACGGAGATGAGATAAAGAATTCAGAGAAAGAAAGAAAAGGAATGTCAATAGAAGGACAGGGCGGACCGGACATATTCGGCTACAGATGGATAGACAGTGATGAACCAAACGGGCCACAGTATGTATGGAATGATATCAGCACAAATCCATCAGCAGTACAGATAACCAGCTGGACAGGAACCCTTGATGATGGATACACAACAGTACCATTGGGAATGACATTCCCGTTTTACGGAAACAATTATACACAGGCATACTTAAGTACCAACGGATTCTTAAGTTTCACAACATTAACGAGCAGTTACTTCAGTAATGGAACGATACCAAACACAGCACTTCCGAATAATGTAATAGCCCCATTCTGGGATGATTTGGATGGAAGGACACAGGGAAGTGTACATTATTTGCAGGAATCAGGAAAGTTGACGATACAATTCACTAACTGGCAGAAGTACAGTGGAACAGGATCATTGACATTCCAGATAGTATTGTACTCAAGCGGAAAGATAATGTACTACTACAACAATATGAACGCAACATTAAACTCAGCCACAGTAGGCATAGAGAACAGCACGGGGACGGATGGATTACAGATAGCATACAATGCAAACTATGTACATAACAATATGGCAGTAAAGATAGAAGCAGCACCGGAGTGGTTGGTAAACAACATATTCGGAGGGACAGTATATAATGGAAACAGTATGGCAGTACAGCTGACCTTCAAGACGGAGGACTATCCACTGGGGTCATATTCAATGGATATGGTAATACAGAGCAATGATCCGTTAACCCCGAGTGTAACAGTTCCGATACAGATGGAGATAGTAATTCCTGTAGAGTTAGCAGCATTTACAGCGAAGACAGAAAGAGATAATGTAATAATTGAATGGCAGACAGCAACAGAGACGAACAATCAGGGTTTTGAGGTACAGAGGAAGATGGAAGGATTAGAAAGCTGGACAGTAGCAGGATATGTAAGTGGAAAGGGAACAACAACAGAGAGACAGAGTTATCAGTATGTAGATAAGCAGTTAAAGGCAGGAAAGTACATCTACAGATTGAAACAGATAGACCTTGATGGCACGATAGAATACAGTCAGGAGATAGAAGTAGAGGTAGAGATACCGAACGAATATGTATTATATCAGAATTATCCAAATCCATTCAATCCTGCAACGACGATAGAGTTCAGTTTGCCAGAGAAGAGTGAGGTAGTTCTGAGCATATACAATTCATTAGGAGAGAAGGTACGGGAGATATTAAACGGAAGTATGGAAGCAGGCTATCAGAGAGTAGTATTTGATGCGAGAGAATTGCCATCAGGTACATATGTATATCAGATAAATGCAAGGGGAAGTACAAAGTCATTCATTCAATCGAAGAAGATGGCTTTGGTTAAGTAAATCAAATAATTAACTTAAATCACAAGGGCAACTAATAGTTGCCCTTCGGTTTTTTTAAACTACTTATTAAGAGGTTTCAAAAGCAAGATGAAAAATTTTCTTTTACTCTTCGTCATTTCTCTAATACTTATTTCATCACAACGAAATGTTGTTGCTCAGGTAAGTGAAGGAGGCATTCCGGATGGATGGTCTCTTTCCACTGAAGGTATTCCGGTCATTACAATGCCAACAATTGATAAAAAAGCTTTGATAGAAGAAGATATATACGAGGAATCATTAGGTATTCCATTCAGATTTGGATTTCCTCATGAAGTATCAATAGATTTTTTGAAAGAAGCTAAAAAAGATATTCTGCCAAATGGCAATGCGCTATTCAGATTAAAAATTATTGCTCCTGAAGCTACAACAATCAATTTAACTTATTCGGATTTCTACCTTCCTCAAGGCGCAAAGTTTTTCATATATGCTGAAGACAGGAGCGAATTGATTGGTGCATTCACAAGTCGTAATAATAAAGATGATGGCTTATTTGCAACCGGACTAATAAGAGGCGAGAGTGTTATTCTTGAGCTACAGGTTCCCGGTTATCTTGTTGAACAAACTCATATTGTAATTGCAACAGTAGTACACGGATATAAAGATGTGTTCAGCAGTTACAATGATTGGGAAGATTTTGGTTCGTCAGGGGCTTGCAACATAAATGTTAAATGTCCGGAAGGTGAACCATGGGAAAATGAAATCAGGTCAGTTGCAATGATTTTAACTGCTGGTGGTTCCAGGCTATGTAGCGGTGTTATGGTAAATAATGTCAGACAAGATCTAACGCCATATTTTCTTACTGCTAACCATTGTTTGGTAAGTTCTCCAAATACCTGGATTATAATGTTCAATTATCAAAGTCCAACTTGTGCAAACATCAATGGTCCTCTGAATTACACTGTTAGTGGAACTCAAACCAAAGCAAATAATTCAGCTTCAGATTTTGCATTATTATTACTTAACGAAGCTCCACCCGATAGTTATCAGGTCCATTTTGCTGGTTGGAGTGCAATTGATGTTCCTGCTGATTCAGGTGTTGGAATTCATCATCCTTCTGGCGATATCAAGAAAATATCTTTTAGCGGTCAGGCATTTGAACACGATACCTGGACTGGTACACCACCAAACTCTCACTGGAGAGTTCGCTGGCATCCTGCTGGTCTAAGAGGTGTTACTGAACCAGGTTCTTCAGGCTCACCTATTTTCGATCAGAATCATCGTATAGTAGGACAGTTGCACGGCGGACCATCATCTTGTACTGCAACAGACAAATCAGATTTATATGGTAAGTTTTCTATGTCCTGGAATTATGGTACTACTCCATCAACAAGATTAAAGGATTGGTTGGATCCTGATAATACCGGTACTTTGATTCTTGATGGTTGGGATCCGACAATGGTTCCTCCTGATACAGTTGCTCCAACAACAATTACTGACTTAGCAGTAGTTGATCCAACTTCAAATTCCCTAAGACTTACCTGGACAGCTCCATTTGATACAACTCAAGGTGGAGTTAGAAAATATACCATAAGATATTCAACTTCACCGATCACTGACACGGTTGCATTTAACAATGCTACAAATATTCCTAATAATTTAGTTCCAAAAGCACCAGGTCAGTCAGAATCATTTACTGTAACTGGGTTGCCATTCAGCTCAACATTTTATTTTGCAATAAGATCTAACGATAGATGGAATAATTTTTCAAATGTATCCAACAGTCCATCAGGAACAACATTAGCAGCACCAGTGATAAGTGTAAGTCCGGCATCAATGCTGAAAATACTTGAGCCGAACACATCAGTAGTAGATTCAGTGATGATATCAAATGTATCCACATCAGCATCAACACTTGATTTCACAGTATCACTTGAGAATAACACATTTCCAGGAGAAGCAGTAGAGATAAAGTTAGTACCGAAGAATCCTGTAATAACCGAAGGCAACGGAGATGAGATAAAGAATTCAGAGAAAGAAAGAAAAGGAATGTCAATAGAAGGACAGGGCGGACCGGACATATTCGGCTACAGATGGATAGACAGTGATGAACCAAACGGGCCACAGTATGTATGGAATGATATCAGCACAAATCCATCAGCAGTACAGATAACCAGCTGGACAGGAACCCTTGATGATGGATACACAACAGTACCATTGGGAATGACATTCCCGTTTTACGGAAACAATTATACACAGGCATACTTAAGTACCAACGGATTCTTAAGTTTCACAACATTAACGAGCAGTTACTTCAGTAATGGAACGATACCAAACACAGCACTTCCGAATAATGTAATAGCCCCATTCTGGGATGATTTGGATGGAAGGACACAGGGAAGTGTACATTATTTGCAGGAATCAGGAAAGTTGACGATACAATTCACTAACTGGCAGAAGTACAGTGGAACAGGATCATTGACATTCCAGATAGTATTGTACTCAAGCGGAAAGATAATGTACTACTACAACAATATGAACGCAACATTAAACTCAGCCACAGTAGGCATAGAGAACAGCACGGGGACGGATGGATTACAGATAGCATACAATGCAAACTATGTACATAACAATATGGCAGTAAAGATAGAAGCAGCACCGGAGTGGTTGGTAAACAACATATTCGGAGGGACAGTATATAATGGAAACAGTATGGCAGTACAGCTGACCTTCAAGACGGAGGACTATCCACTGGGGTCATATTCAATGGATATGGTAATACAGAGCAATGATCCGTTAACCCCGAGTGTAACAATTCCGATACAGATGGAGATAGTAATTCCTGTAGAGTTAGCAGCATTTACAGCGAAGACAGAAAGAGATAATGTAATAATTGAATGGCAGACAGCAACAGAGACGAACAATCAGGGTTTTGAGGTACAGAGGAAGATGGAAGGATTAGAAAGCTGGACAGTAGCAGGATATGTAAGTGGAAAGGGAACAACAACAGAGAGACAGAGTTATCAGTATGTAGATAAGCAGTTAAAGGCAGGAAAGTACATCTACAGATTGAAACAGATAGACCTTGATGGCACGATAGAATACAGTCAGGAGATAGAGATAGAGGTAGAGATACCGAACGAATATGTATTATATCAGAATTATCCAAATCCATTCAATCCTGCAACGACTATAGAGTTCAGTTTGCCAGAGAAGAGTGAAGTAGTTCTGAGCATATACAATTCATTAGGGGAGAAGGTACGGGAGATATTAAACGGAAGTATGGAAGCAGGCTATCAGAGAGTAGTATTTGATGCGAGAGAGTTGCCATCAGGTACATATGTATATCAGATAAATGCAAAGGGAAGTACAAAGTCATTCATTCAATCTAAGAAGATGGCTTTGGTTAAGTAAATCAAATCTCAAATTAAATTCAGAGCCGCTTTTATGCGGCTCTTTTTTTATGGTTTTCATTCCGTAGTTGACTAATTTTGAGTGTTAAATTTCTTCAATTATGAAAATAATAACCACTCAATATTACCCTTCAGTTAAAAGGAGTTAAATATGGAATTCTTAAAAAATCTTGGTATCAAAGAAAAAAACTATGGTTCTTCAACCGGACTTAAATGGAATGAAACAACATCTGAAGGTGAACTGAAAATTTACTCTCCCGCAACAGGTGAGTACATTGCTTCAGTTTATCAGGCATCAGATGCAGATTACGAAAGTGTAATTAAAACTGCTGAAGAAGCATTTAAGTACTGGCGAAAAGTTCCCGCCCCAAAAAGAGGTGAGATTGTTCGTCAGATAGGAGATAAGCTACGTAAGTATAAACAGGATTTAGGTCAGCTTGTTTCTTTCGAAATGGGAAAATCTTTACAGGAAGGTTTGGGTGAAGTTCAGGAGATGATTGATATTTGTGATTTTGCAGTTGGACAGTCCCGTCAACTTTATGGTTTTACGATGCACTCCGAAAGACCAAATCACAGAATGTATGATCAGTATCATCCACTTGGAATAGTTTGCACAATTTCCGCATTCAATTTTCCTGTTGCTGTATGGAGCTGGAATGCAATGCTTGCTGCAGTTTGCGGTGATGTTAATCTATGGAAACCTGCTTCAAAAGTTCCTCTTAGTGCCATTGCTTGCCAGAATATTGTTCAGGAAGTAATCAAAGAAAATAATTTACCCGAAGGAATTTTTAATCTTGTAATTGGTAAAGGTTCAACCATAGGAGAAAGAATTCTTAACGATAAAAGAATTCCTCTTGTATCAGTAACAGGTTCAACTGCAGTGGGAAGACACGCAGCGGAAGTAATTGCCAGAAGATTTGGAAGAGCAATTCTTGAACTTGGTGGAAACAACGCTATCATAATTACTCCTGATGCAGATTTGAAACTTGCAATTCCTGCGGTTGTTTTTGGTGCTGTTGGTACTGCAGGACAGAGATGCACAACTACAAGAAGATTAATTATACACGAATCAATTTACGAGCAGGTGAAGGAATCACTCGTTAAAGCTTACAAGAGTTTAAGAATTGGAAATCCACTTGATCCTAAAAATCATGTAGGACCATTGATTGATAAAAATGCTGTTGAAGATTTCAAAAAAGCACTGGTTCGTGTTGTTGAAGAAGGTGGAAAAATCATATTCGGTGGTGAGGTACTTCAAGGTGAACAATATAGATCAGGTTTGTATGTAGTGCCAGCTTTAGTTGAAGCTGAAAATCATTATACAATTGTTCAGGAAGAAACCTTTGCACCAATTCTTTATCTGATTAAGTACAAAGGTGATGTGCGAAATGCAATTGAATTACAGAATGGAGTTGTGCAGGGACTTTCATCTTCAGTCTTCACAAATA
This genomic window contains:
- a CDS encoding enoyl-CoA hydratase/isomerase family protein, with translation MIKYEIKNNTAVITLNRPDKRNALNSELVALIKEKFFEAESDNSIKSIILTGEGKAFCAGADLEYLSQIKNNSAVENEKDSRSLAEMFLKIYNCKKPTIAAVNGAAIAGGCGLASVCDFIVASPSESKFGYSEVKIGFVPAIVSIFLLKKVGEGKAKQLMLSGEIIDGTVAYQIGLVNYLSENVLKEAFNLAEKLNANSLESMMMTKHMIHTISSMNVEDAVKYCLRLNVLSRSTKDFEEGINKFLNK
- a CDS encoding adenine phosphoribosyltransferase, whose translation is MDLKEYIRNIKDFPKQGIMFRDITTLLKNPQAMKYTSEKLLDFAKGLKVDKVVGIESRGFIFGSILSEKLNAGFVPVRKPGKLPAEKEQATYQLEYGTDTLEVHKDAINPGDNVLIHDDLLATGGTMEAVCKMIEKLGGNVVQISFIIELSFLKGREKLKSYDVRSIVEYHSED
- the rsmI gene encoding 16S rRNA (cytidine(1402)-2'-O)-methyltransferase, giving the protein MKLFVVSTPIGNLKDITLRALETLKEVDFIICEDTRVTGNLLRHYEISKELISLNAFNESQKLHQIIEKILSGNSAALVSDSGTPTISDPGNRLISEAIKNKIEVIAIPGASAVIAALSISGLPTDSFVFEGFLPQKKGRQKKLKQLAEEERTIVLYESVYRIEKLLDELIEHMPERLIVVCRELTKKFEECWRGFPAEIKSNVSEKIIKGEFVIIIAPKNWRQ
- the lat gene encoding L-lysine 6-transaminase — translated: MKSVLNPEMLIKPSIEPSKVHETIAKFMLADGFDIVLDLQNSNGVHLVDEKTGESYFDFFTFFASSPLGLNHPYLRSEEVQNTLGFVAVNKPSNSDIYTTYMADFVDTFARVAKPDYMKHLFFISGGTLAVENGLKVAFDWKVQKNFQKGFKEEKGFQVIHFREAFHGRSGYTLSLTNTDPTKVKYFPKFNWPRIINPKVKFPIENHLEEIIKLENQAIDEIYAAIKNNPDDIAVIIIEPIQAEGGDHFFRKEFFIKLREIADENDIMLMFDEVQTGFGITGKFWASEYFVKPDIISFGKKAQVCGIMVSDRVDEVENNCFKVSSRINSTWGADLVDMVRSKFILDVIHNDNLVENSRIVGEHLKNELIKLQNDFPSLISNARGLGLMCSFDLPSTELRNKFRKIAYKEKLMILGCGEKAIRFRPPLTITKDEVDEGLHIIRKVLNFMS
- a CDS encoding S8 family serine peptidase; this translates as MKKQALFLFVLIAFVATSLAQVEVSSRLQEAIQKAGPDDYVRALVLLRDQVDLLALDQRLYHEKATLERRAYEVITALQRKAQETQPNLLNYLQAKESAGEVFQYQSFWVANLVMVEAKPSVMLELMSRMDIAQMDLDAILELDKPEVVSEGDVEGHESVEIGLRVIKADQLWAMGITGQGRLLMNIDTGVYPNHPALQHKWRGNHVPSNQAWFDPGGGTTTPSDCDGHGSHTMGTMVGRSLTTPDTVGVAIDAEWIAAKTICSSPHTSNSVAAFQWAMNPDGNPATIDDMPDAISNSWYDPSVTNECSGIYKTTLDAVETAGIAVVFSAGNSGPGASTITKPKNINTNEVNVFCVAAIDAVSYNGGNNNPIASFSSRGPSVCGGTGSLLIKPEVSAPGVNVRSSGSSTGYTVLSGTSMASPHVAGAIALLKQFAPTLTGQQIKFALYNTAIDLGTAGEDNTYGTGLIDVVAAMMSLGTPDTIPPTTITDLAVVDPTSNSLRLTWTAPLDTSMGGVTQYDIRWSLSPITDTTSFYAANPLTYPGVPGAAGTPQELLVTGLNFSTTYYFAIRSRDAWGNWSDVSNSPSGTTLAAPVISVSPASMLKILEPNTTVVDSVMISNVSTSSSTLDFTVSLENNTFPGEAVEIKLVPKNPVITEGNGDEIKNSEKERKGMSIEGQGGPDIFGYRWIDSDEPNGPQYVWNDISTNPSAVQITSWTGTLDDGYTTVPLGMTFPFYGNNYTQAYLSTNGFLSFTTLTSSYFSNGTIPNTALPNNVIAPFWDDLDGRTQGSVHYLQESGKLTIQFTNWQKYSGTGSLTFQIVLYSSGKIMYYYNNMNATLNSATVGIENSTGTDGLQIAYNANYVHNNMAVKIEAAPEWLVNNIFGGTVYNGNSMAVQLTFKTEDYPLGSYSMDMVIQSNDPLTPSVTVPIQMEIVIPVELAAFTAKTERDNVIIEWQTATETNNQGFEVQRKMEGLESWTVAGYVSGKGTTTERQSYQYVDKQLKAGKYIYRLKQIDLDGTIEYSQEIEVEVEIPNEYVLYQNYPNPFNPATTIEFSLPEKSEVVLSIYNSLGEKVREILNGSMEAGYQRVVFDARELPSGTYVYQINARGSTKSFIQSKKMALVK
- a CDS encoding T9SS type A sorting domain-containing protein, encoding MKNFLLLFVISLILISSQRNVVAQVSEGGIPDGWSLSTEGIPVITMPTIDKKALIEEDIYEESLGIPFRFGFPHEVSIDFLKEAKKDILPNGNALFRLKIIAPEATTINLTYSDFYLPQGAKFFIYAEDRSELIGAFTSRNNKDDGLFATGLIRGESVILELQVPGYLVEQTHIVIATVVHGYKDVFSSYNDWEDFGSSGACNINVKCPEGEPWENEIRSVAMILTAGGSRLCSGVMVNNVRQDLTPYFLTANHCLVSSPNTWIIMFNYQSPTCANINGPLNYTVSGTQTKANNSASDFALLLLNEAPPDSYQVHFAGWSAIDVPADSGVGIHHPSGDIKKISFSGQAFEHDTWTGTPPNSHWRVRWHPAGLRGVTEPGSSGSPIFDQNHRIVGQLHGGPSSCTATDKSDLYGKFSMSWNYGTTPSTRLKDWLDPDNTGTLILDGWDPTMVPPDTVAPTTITDLAVVDPTSNSLRLTWTAPFDTTQGGVRKYTIRYSTSPITDTVAFNNATNIPNNLVPKAPGQSESFTVTGLPFSSTFYFAIRSNDRWNNFSNVSNSPSGTTLAAPVISVSPASMLKILEPNTSVVDSVMISNVSTSASTLDFTVSLENNTFPGEAVEIKLVPKNPVITEGNGDEIKNSEKERKGMSIEGQGGPDIFGYRWIDSDEPNGPQYVWNDISTNPSAVQITSWTGTLDDGYTTVPLGMTFPFYGNNYTQAYLSTNGFLSFTTLTSSYFSNGTIPNTALPNNVIAPFWDDLDGRTQGSVHYLQESGKLTIQFTNWQKYSGTGSLTFQIVLYSSGKIMYYYNNMNATLNSATVGIENSTGTDGLQIAYNANYVHNNMAVKIEAAPEWLVNNIFGGTVYNGNSMAVQLTFKTEDYPLGSYSMDMVIQSNDPLTPSVTIPIQMEIVIPVELAAFTAKTERDNVIIEWQTATETNNQGFEVQRKMEGLESWTVAGYVSGKGTTTERQSYQYVDKQLKAGKYIYRLKQIDLDGTIEYSQEIEIEVEIPNEYVLYQNYPNPFNPATTIEFSLPEKSEVVLSIYNSLGEKVREILNGSMEAGYQRVVFDARELPSGTYVYQINAKGSTKSFIQSKKMALVK
- a CDS encoding aldehyde dehydrogenase family protein, whose product is MEFLKNLGIKEKNYGSSTGLKWNETTSEGELKIYSPATGEYIASVYQASDADYESVIKTAEEAFKYWRKVPAPKRGEIVRQIGDKLRKYKQDLGQLVSFEMGKSLQEGLGEVQEMIDICDFAVGQSRQLYGFTMHSERPNHRMYDQYHPLGIVCTISAFNFPVAVWSWNAMLAAVCGDVNLWKPASKVPLSAIACQNIVQEVIKENNLPEGIFNLVIGKGSTIGERILNDKRIPLVSVTGSTAVGRHAAEVIARRFGRAILELGGNNAIIITPDADLKLAIPAVVFGAVGTAGQRCTTTRRLIIHESIYEQVKESLVKAYKSLRIGNPLDPKNHVGPLIDKNAVEDFKKALVRVVEEGGKIIFGGEVLQGEQYRSGLYVVPALVEAENHYTIVQEETFAPILYLIKYKGDVRNAIELQNGVVQGLSSSVFTNNLREAEIFLSAEGSDCGIANVNIGTSGAEIGGAFGGEKETGGGRESGSDAWKAYMRRQTNTINYGTDLPLAQGIKFEI